GCAATAACCGGGCACTATCGCGGGGTACCGCCGGGCGCTGGGCGATGAGCTCGCGAGGCAGCTCGAAATCGAAAAGGTCCACATCCATGGCGGCGCACCCTACACGGGCCAAGGCCAATGGGAAAGCCCCGCTTGCGGACGAGGCCCGAAGCGCCCATAAGGACCTCCATGTCAACGCTCCCGCGTATTCTTCGGCATTTGGCCGAACTGTCCCGTCTGGCCTGGCCCGTGATCATTTCCCGCTCCGGAATCATGGTCATGGCCCTGGTGGATACGGTCATGGTCGGCCGCTATTCGACCACCGAACTGGCCTATCAGGGGCTGGGCTGGGCGCCGGCGACGACTCTGACCCTGATCGGAATTGGATTGCTGTTGGGCACCCTTGTTTTGGCGGCGGAGGCCACGGGCGGCGGTCGCGACGCCGAAAGCGGCGCGGCCTGGCGTCATGGCATGACCTTGTCGTTGGTCGTCGGCGTGCCTTGCGCGGTGTTGTCCCTGTTCGGCGAGGAATTCTTCCTGCTCACCGGCCAGACCCCGGGATTGGCCGAAGGGTCCGGGCGGGTGATGGCGGTCTTCGGACTGGGTATCCCCCTGACGTTCACCTTTTTTGCCACCACCTTTTTCCTCGAAGGCATCGGGCGGCCCCTGCCGGGCATGATCGCCATGGCCATCGCCAATGTGGGCAATATGGGGCTCAATTGGCTGCTGATCGGTGGCGAGATGGGTTTCCCCGCCTTGGGGGCCGAAGGCGCCGCCTGGGGCACCACCATTGCCCGGGGCGTGGTGGCCGTGGGGTTGGTGATCTATCTGTGGTTCATGGCGGATCATGCGCGCTTTGCGGTTCGACAAAGGGCGAAAGGAGGCTGGGCAGGCTGGAAGCTACAGCGACAGCTGGGCTATGCGGCGGGGATCGCCATCGGCGCCGAGTCCCTGGCCTTCGGGCTGGTCAACGTGTTTGCCGGATGGCTGGGCGAGGAAGCCCTGGCGGCATTTTCCATTGCCTTCAATATGATGTCGGTGGTCTTTACCGCCGCCCTGGGCATCGGCGCGGCGGCGGCGGTACGCGTGGGCACGGCCTGGGGCCGCAAGGACCCGGCGGACATGGCCCTGGCCGGATGGGTCGGGATCAGTGCCAATACGGCGGTCATGATTCTATGCGGCGGGTCCTACATCCTTTTTGCCGAAGCCTTGGTCGGCATCTATTCCACCGATCCCGCCATTATTGCCCTGGCCATTCCCTTGGTCTATGTGGCGGCCCTGGCGCTGATCCCCGACGGCGGCCAGGTGGTGATGGCCAATGCCCTGCGCGGGCGCGGCGAGACCTGGGCGACCACCGCGATCCAGAGCTTTGTCTACTTGGGGCTGATGATCCCCGGCACCTGGGCGCTGGCCATTCCGCTGGGGCGCGGCCCGGTCGGGCTGTTCGAAGGTATTCTGCTGGCCAGTCTGGTCTCCATCGGCCTACTGGCCTGGCGGTTTCAGGTCCTGGCCCGGCGGGATCGAAACAGAGCCTAACTTTAGCAGGCTGCTTCTGTAATCGAGTCTTTTGAGTCAAGCTGATTTCCAAGCCGTCGGTTTGAACCTGGGTTATGTGGCGCCCTTTGCTTCTGTCCGCGGTCGACGTCGTCGCCGCATGATGGGGATCAAGGGGGATCGGGTGCAGCAATCTGAAAAGCGTGGTCTTACGCCACTGCAGCCTGCGCGCTGTCATCCGAGCCCCGCGCGTCGCCACGCGTCCTGGCCGCCCTTCAGGCGATCTCGGTTTTCGTTGTGTTTAGATGGCGGTCTCCTCCTTGCGGTACTGGAAGTCCGTGCCGTCGATCCACATGCGATGCATGATTACGGCGAGACGCCGGGCAACGGCTACCTTGGCGCGTTTCATCCCGCGCCTTTTGGCGACCGCGAGCCCCCAGTGTTTGAGCCAGGACCAACGGCGGGTTCGAGTGAGAAGTGCATTGGCGGCCTCGAACAAAAGCCAACGAACCATGGCATCTCCGCACTTGCTGATGGGGCCGCTTCGGTCCTGCTCTCCCGAGGCGTATCTGCGTGGGACAAGCCCGAAGTGGGCGCCGACCATGACCGACTTTTGAAACCGTTCCGGCACGTCGAGTCCTGTCCTGAAAGCGAGGGCGGTAACCGGGCCGACGCCGGGAACGGTCATCAGGCGCCGGCAAACGCTATCATCGCGCGCAGCGGCATGAACCTGCCGGTCGAGCTTGTCGAGTTGTTCGAGCAAGGCTTGGCGCGCAAGCAAGAGCGGCTCGGCGGCTGCGCTGAGGTGCGGGTTATCAGCCGTCAATTCCCGAACCCGCGCCGCGAAAAGGCGTCCGCGCGCCATACCGACCTTGAGGCCGAAAGCTTTCAATGTTCCTCGTACCGTATTGGACAACTGACGGACCTGATGAACCAGGGTCTCCCGATGGGTCAGCACCATCCGGAGCTCCTGACTGCGCGCGGTCTTGACGTGGGTCGCGCGGTACAAACCGGTCCGCATCGCCTGGCTGATCAAGCGGGCGTCGCGACGGTCCGTCTTGACTGGGCTGGCGCTGGCAAAGGCCTTCATTTGCCGGGTCTCGATACAAATCACAGGGAGGCCCCGACTGGACAGTCCTGCGTACAGCCAAGGCGCCAGAGGGCCAGCTTCCAACCCAATTCGCGCAAAGCCACGCCCGCTTTCCTCGAGCCAAGTGGCGACCGCCTCGGGTGTGCTTGACACCTTGCCTTCGCGAATGACGGTTCCCTTTGCATCAATCTCACAGATCGAAATGCTTGCCATCGATACGTCCATTCCAACAAAATACTCCATGGCTGGTCTCCTCTGTTCCATGTCCAGGAATTGACCCGGATACTTGATCAAGACCGAGTGTGGAGACCAGCTGACTGTCTAGGCAATCCCTGACTGCTCGATTACCGCCATCTGAAAAAGTCCGATTTCGAGCCTGTGGCGACACATGCTTCGACAAGCTCAGCATGAGGGCCTTTGAATTTTCAACATGTTCGCCTCACCCTGAGCTTCCTCATCCCGAGCTTGTCGAGGGACGAAGGGTGAGGCGGGCCGTAGGACAACTCTTTTTAGCAGCCTGTTAAAGCTCTCCCCAGCGCACCGGCAGCCGCACATCGATGCCGGGTAGTTCGATTTCCGCCTTTTCGGCCCAGGCCAATGCGGCCCGGCTTAGGCCATCATGACCGGACAGGGCATAGAGCGCCGCCAGTTCCTGCCAGCCTTTTTCCTCCAAAAGCGTGATCAGGTCGTCACCGCTTTCGTCGCGGCCCAAGGTGATCAGGATCCGCACGGCATTGTCCATGCGCAGCCGGTCATTGGAGGCAATCTCTTGCAGCAACACCTGGCGCGCCTTGTCCCAATAGGCCAGAAGCTCCAGCCGCGCCCGGCGCCCGGCGTAATAGAGAATCCATTGCCGATCGGATTGCGGGGTCCAGCCCAGGGCCTCCAACGCCCGGGCCGCCGGAGGACTGCTCTCCCAGTCCCCCAACAGGGCGATAAGAAACGGACGGACCCGGTTGTCTCCCAGCTGACCAAGGGCCTCCACGGCTTGCGGCCAATGGCTGCCACCTTCGCCCACATGGGCCATCAACAATGGGACCGCGGCCCGGGCCGCCGGACCATAAGAGGCGATGGCACCGATAACCTCGCCATCCCCGGCCCCATGGCGTTCGAACTCGGCAATCAGAAACGGCACCGCATCCGGCAGCCGGGCGGCGCGCAGCACGGCAATGAGCGCGCGGCGACGATTGGCATCTTCCATCACGCCCAGCCCCCGCCCCAGACGCGACACGCCGGAGGGTCCCAACTGCCCCATGGCGGTGGCGGCGGCCAGAAAGACCCCTTCGTCCTTTTCATGGTGCAGTGACTGTTCGAGCACTGACAGAGCCGCCGGATCGCCAAGGCGACCCAGAATCCGGGTAGCCAACAACCGGCCCGAGGCGGACATGCCGCGCAGGCGCTTGGCCAGCGGCTCCGCCGCCGGAGCGCCGATGCGCTCCAGGGTACGCGACACCTCCGGGCGCCATTGGATGTGGCGGACCAACACCGTCGCCGCCGCCCCCCCCAAGGCGACCAAACCCTCCCAGTCCTCACTGGCGAAATGGAATTGGGCCAGGTGATCGTCGGGGACCGGGATCTCGGCCTCGCGGATCAGATCCGCCGCCGCGGCCCGGATCTCGGGATCGTCCTTGTCCAGGGCATCAAACAGTGCCAGCCGCACTTGATCCGTGCCCGCATGAGCCAGCAACGCGGCTCGCGGCCCGGTAAAGGTATAGCTGGACACCCCGGTGATATGGTCAATGAGCAGGCTTGGGCCCTGACGTCCCAGGCGCGCCATGGCCAAGGCAATGACCCGGTTGATCTCAGGACTGGGAGCCGACATCAGGGCATCATGGGCCAGATCAATCGTGGCGGTTTCCGTGTCTTGCAGATCGGCCAGGGCGGTCAGGGCCGCACCCTGGAGATCCGCATGACAGCGTTTCGCCACATCCCGCAACGACTCCACCGCCCGCCGGTCGCCTAACCGTCCCAGGGCCAGCGCCGCCGCCGCCCGCGACCGGATCTTGGGCGCCGTGATCCAGGTTTCTCCCTTGGCAGGCTGCCCGCCGGATTCGCAGCGTTTGATGATGTCGATCAAGGGCAGCACCGCGCGGCGATCTCTGATATTGCCCAAGGCGGTGGTCACCGCCACCCGCACGTGGTCATCCAAATCGGTCAACCGATTGATCAGCAGGTCCACCGCTTTTGGATCGCTGACCGTGGTAATGGCTTCAAGAACTTTTCGACCCCGGTCACTGGTTACTCCCGCCGCTTTTGCTTCGTCGAGCATCAATGGCACCGCGGGCGCGCCCAGCCGAGCCAACGCCTGGAGCGCCACATCGAAGGGAAAAGTCTCGCCCAGCCGAGTCGCCACCAAGGGAATCGCGCGGGCATCACCCAAGTTCCCCAGCGCGGCGACCAGAGCCACTTCGGTTTCCGGATCGTTGCTGTTTTTGAGTTTCTGCATCAAAGGGTCGACGGCAGAGTCGCTTTGTTGCCGGGCCAAGGCATCCACCACGGCCCGGACCACCATCGGTTCCGGTCGATTGAGGGCCCTGAGCAGGGCCTGACCGGCGCGTGGATCGGCGATATCGGCCAACTGCGCGGCGGCTGTAACCCGTTCACGGGTATCAGAAAAGCGCCCCTCCAAGTCGTCAACCAGATCGCCAACCGGATCCTCTTCACAGCCGCCAACCAATAGCAACCCACACAAAACAAAAGGATAAGCGAATGACCGCGAATTCATGATATTCCCCCCATGAGGTTTCCTGACCTCTTGGCCTCATACTAGACAAACATCAAACGTCATGGCGACTTTTCTCGGGATACCTTATCCCCAGGCCTACTCTCCTATGGGCAGAGCCTACCCAAAAGAGTAACATACAGACCAGGATGGCAACCGAATCATCCATACGGTTCCAATGTGGACCGACGCCATAAAACACGGGGAGGAAAAAATGGCTCACCCCAGCCTGAAACCGACCACCGATCCCATAGGCCTGTGCCGGGATCTGACCGTGGCGGCCATCGTCTTGTTTACCCGCGACGGCACATTGATCGATGCCAACCGGGGGTTTCTCCGCTTGTTCGGCGCCCCGGACAGCGACAACCCGCCCAGCGACATTCGGTCCATTTTCATCAATCCGGGTTTTGATCAGATCATCGATGCACCGGTTGTGAAAAAGGGATCCACGCTCTATCGCGGCTTGCTCAACATGGGTAGCCTGGACCGGGAAGTCCGCTCCTACAGAGCCCATATCCACGAACAGGACGGCCATCTGCTATTGGTTGCCGAGGAAGACATGGAAGTCTTGCGCGCCGCCAATCAGCGCCTGACCGCTCAGATGCTGCCCATGCCGCCCACACCCAGGCCCGGCACGGCCCATTTGCCCCGCAGCCACCCGGCTCCATGCCATATCAGTGCCGGATACCTGGACCTGCTTTGGCAGCAGCATCGGCGGCTCCAAAAGTCATTGGAAACATCCAGAGGACGAACCGACAAGTGGGATGAAATCCAAGACGCCACCTTGTCCCGCTCCCTCAAGCACTACTTGGGGCGCATCCCGGATTCCACGGCGGAATTTCAATCGCTCATGGCCGATGTTGCGGCCCGCTGTAAGGAAGGGAAAGAGGCACATCCGGCGCCGCCCCCGTGATGGGAGGCGACCGAACGGACCCTGTGATGGCCGCCGTAATGGCGGCGATGGGATCGGCCGCGGGGCCCGTGCAATCGGCAAACCGGTAGGCGGCAAGGGGTTCGCCCATCGAGTCGTAGACAACCCACAAATCACCGATGATTTCGGTGGTCACGGTAGCCTCTTGCTCGTCGGCCCTGACGGGCGACGACAGCAAGACAGCGACTCCCAACAGGACCCAGCCGACATGCGCGACGCTCAAATGTAACGGGGCGCCGGATCGACCGCCGCCATGGCTGCCACCGCGCGATCCAGACCGTCGAGGGTCTGAGCCAGATTTTCCGGCAGATCCTCCGCCGCCAGTAGGCGGGCCTGCTGGGCATGCAATCGCGCGGCTCCATGGCTACCTTCTTGCAGAAGGGCGGAGGCCAGGCCCGCATGGAGATTGGCATCGAAAGGCCGCGCCATCACTGCCCGAGACAACAGATGGATTGCCCCCTTCACATCCTTGGCCACCAGCAGCATATTGCCCAGCATGAAGGAAGCCAGCACGGCTTCCTCGGGCAAATCCACCCCTCCATCGCCGGGAGTCCAGGCCGCCGCCTTTCTCAGCAACTGCATGGCCTCCAGGGTCCGGCTTTCGGTCCGTGCCTGGATTCCCTGTTGCAGCAAGGCAGCCGCTTCCGGATCCCGCCAAGGCGGTCGGGCCAGATTTCGCACGTCGGAATAGGCACCGCAATGGCGGCAGGCAAAACGGAAGCGTTGGAACTTTTCGCGGGTCGGCAGCACATTGTGAAACTCATTGCGTCCGCCACAATGGACGCAATCGAACGCAATATCGTATTGCGGGTTGCCGTCACGCCCGGGAGAGGCGCTTTCCTCAAAGGCATGGATTTTTGCCGGACGCAGGAGGCCATAGTCGAACAGATTGACCCGCCCCATCAGCCGGGCATAGGTCTCGTTGTCCATCCGTGTGACGTTTTGGTGCCATTGGGTGACCGCCGCCGGGTCATCCTCCATCCGGCCCTCCGCCACCACCCGTTTATAAACCGGGCTGCCGGGCAGGACCTGCAACGGCACCAGGCTGATCTGCCAGGCTCGATTCCGTGCCCACCAGTCGAGAGTATAGTTGGCGGTCTCCAGCGTTTCTTCCGGATCACCGAAAATAAGGTTCCCGCGCACGGCCAGCCCCTTGCCAAAGGTGGACTTCAGGGCATGGTTGATCATCTCCTCGGTGGATTTTTTCTGCATGCTGCCAAGAATGGTCTCGTGCACGTTTTCAATGCCGTAGCCCACAACAACGCATCCGGCGTCCCGCATGATGTCGATGACATCCGGCTCCACCACCCGCACATGCAACGAGGTCCACCACTTGACTCCGTAATCCTTGATGCGACGGC
The sequence above is drawn from the Magnetospira sp. QH-2 genome and encodes:
- a CDS encoding B12-binding domain-containing radical SAM protein, translated to MKILLVLPNFGEGRGYNFPLGIAYISSSLKQAGHEVECINLHHVEGRSYDQVRRAAQRFQPDLCATGGLSSHYHLIAEILQAAKDGHPPVVTVGGGGLVTAAPDWVVGHMPMDIGVIGEGEETMVDLARVLEARDRIGAVPGLVWQGADGRAQRTEARKTLKDLDQLPWPDLESFDVEKMVEEQVTSDSFSFDLLDDPRSVPMVASRSCPYKCTFCFHPTGQVYRQRGLDDFFNELEFNIERFGINMVEVLDELFAYKRPRMEEFCRRIKDYGVKWWTSLHVRVVEPDVIDIMRDAGCVVVGYGIENVHETILGSMQKKSTEEMINHALKSTFGKGLAVRGNLIFGDPEETLETANYTLDWWARNRAWQISLVPLQVLPGSPVYKRVVAEGRMEDDPAAVTQWHQNVTRMDNETYARLMGRVNLFDYGLLRPAKIHAFEESASPGRDGNPQYDIAFDCVHCGGRNEFHNVLPTREKFQRFRFACRHCGAYSDVRNLARPPWRDPEAAALLQQGIQARTESRTLEAMQLLRKAAAWTPGDGGVDLPEEAVLASFMLGNMLLVAKDVKGAIHLLSRAVMARPFDANLHAGLASALLQEGSHGAARLHAQQARLLAAEDLPENLAQTLDGLDRAVAAMAAVDPAPRYI
- a CDS encoding IS110 family transposase, with the protein product MEYFVGMDVSMASISICEIDAKGTVIREGKVSSTPEAVATWLEESGRGFARIGLEAGPLAPWLYAGLSSRGLPVICIETRQMKAFASASPVKTDRRDARLISQAMRTGLYRATHVKTARSQELRMVLTHRETLVHQVRQLSNTVRGTLKAFGLKVGMARGRLFAARVRELTADNPHLSAAAEPLLLARQALLEQLDKLDRQVHAAARDDSVCRRLMTVPGVGPVTALAFRTGLDVPERFQKSVMVGAHFGLVPRRYASGEQDRSGPISKCGDAMVRWLLFEAANALLTRTRRWSWLKHWGLAVAKRRGMKRAKVAVARRLAVIMHRMWIDGTDFQYRKEETAI
- a CDS encoding MATE family efflux transporter, which gives rise to MSTLPRILRHLAELSRLAWPVIISRSGIMVMALVDTVMVGRYSTTELAYQGLGWAPATTLTLIGIGLLLGTLVLAAEATGGGRDAESGAAWRHGMTLSLVVGVPCAVLSLFGEEFFLLTGQTPGLAEGSGRVMAVFGLGIPLTFTFFATTFFLEGIGRPLPGMIAMAIANVGNMGLNWLLIGGEMGFPALGAEGAAWGTTIARGVVAVGLVIYLWFMADHARFAVRQRAKGGWAGWKLQRQLGYAAGIAIGAESLAFGLVNVFAGWLGEEALAAFSIAFNMMSVVFTAALGIGAAAAVRVGTAWGRKDPADMALAGWVGISANTAVMILCGGSYILFAEALVGIYSTDPAIIALAIPLVYVAALALIPDGGQVVMANALRGRGETWATTAIQSFVYLGLMIPGTWALAIPLGRGPVGLFEGILLASLVSIGLLAWRFQVLARRDRNRA
- a CDS encoding HEAT repeat domain-containing protein — translated: MNSRSFAYPFVLCGLLLVGGCEEDPVGDLVDDLEGRFSDTRERVTAAAQLADIADPRAGQALLRALNRPEPMVVRAVVDALARQQSDSAVDPLMQKLKNSNDPETEVALVAALGNLGDARAIPLVATRLGETFPFDVALQALARLGAPAVPLMLDEAKAAGVTSDRGRKVLEAITTVSDPKAVDLLINRLTDLDDHVRVAVTTALGNIRDRRAVLPLIDIIKRCESGGQPAKGETWITAPKIRSRAAAALALGRLGDRRAVESLRDVAKRCHADLQGAALTALADLQDTETATIDLAHDALMSAPSPEINRVIALAMARLGRQGPSLLIDHITGVSSYTFTGPRAALLAHAGTDQVRLALFDALDKDDPEIRAAAADLIREAEIPVPDDHLAQFHFASEDWEGLVALGGAAATVLVRHIQWRPEVSRTLERIGAPAAEPLAKRLRGMSASGRLLATRILGRLGDPAALSVLEQSLHHEKDEGVFLAAATAMGQLGPSGVSRLGRGLGVMEDANRRRALIAVLRAARLPDAVPFLIAEFERHGAGDGEVIGAIASYGPAARAAVPLLMAHVGEGGSHWPQAVEALGQLGDNRVRPFLIALLGDWESSPPAARALEALGWTPQSDRQWILYYAGRRARLELLAYWDKARQVLLQEIASNDRLRMDNAVRILITLGRDESGDDLITLLEEKGWQELAALYALSGHDGLSRAALAWAEKAEIELPGIDVRLPVRWGEL